CCGTCGCCCCGGCTGATCGTCGGTGTCGCCTCTTCGAGATTGATCGATAGCAGGAACAACCCGACCAGCGCGAACGCGACGCCGAGCCAGACCCACCGCCCTGTGCGTCGCCCCACCGCGATGCCCAGCACTGGGACCAGCACGACGTAGAGCCCGGTGATGAATCCGCCTTTGCCGGCCGTCGTTTCCGCGTCGCCGAGCCCGGCCTGCTGGAGCGCGGAGCCCAGCGCGAGCGCGACGCCCATCAAGCCCCCGCCGATCAGCAGCGCGAACGGTTGCGAGCCCGTAGGCGTGTCACCGCGAGGAGGTGTTTGCTCAGCGCTGTTATGCGACGCGTTCTGCAGAAAGCCACGCCGCACACGACGGCGCAGGACGAACACCAACGGCAGGAGCACCGCCCCACCCAGCGCGAAGCGCATCGCGTTGAAGGTGAGCGGCTCGAGCCCGGCCGTGACGGCGTACTCCTGAAAGACAAAAGCTGTACCCCAGATCGCCGCAGTGATGAGCAGCAACGCATCGGAGCTCAGGCGTGGGGTGGGATTGGACATCGGTGTTTTGGCGATGCGTAGTGCGCGGTGCGGGAAAATAACAAGGCCCACCCGTTACGTAATGGGTGGGCCCGTGCATGTTGGCCGTGGCGCGGCCTGCCGCAAGGCAGAGTGTACTACGACGTCGGCGTATTGTCATCGGCCTCTTCGTTTTTTTCTGCGCCGTCTTCACCGCCCGAGAGGTCGACCTGCGACCAGTCGATGTTTTCTTTGGAGTGCGTGTAGTCGTCGAAGAGTTCTTTTGCCCGCGCGAGGTCCGCCTTGCGCACGAGCACTTTGACCCGGCCCGGCGCTTCGGCACGGAACGAGCCGGTGAGGATCCCCGCGACCTCGGAGTGGATGCCTTCGAGGTTGAGTGCATCGCTCAGCAGCTTGGCCTCGACCTCGCTATTGAGGAGCGCGAGGGTCACGATCTTGATGTCGTCGTTGTGGTTTTCCATCGCTGCATTGTAGGCGCATCAAGCGCTTGCACACGATGAAACAGCTTGGCTGGATGTGCGGGCCAGACGCTTTTGTAAGTTTTTGGTGGTGCCGTCCTACTCCGGCTCATCGAGCCGATACAGCTTGATCTTTTTGTAGAGTGTCGTGCGGTTGATATCGAGCTGGCGTGCGGTCTCCTGCCGGTTCCAGGCGTTGGCCTCGAGCGCGGCGCGTAGGATCTGCCGTTCGGGCTCCTTGAGCGCATCGACCAGCGGGGTCGGGGTCCAGCCGTCGGCCAGGCACGGCGCGACGACGGAATGTGCAGCCTCGGGCAGCGCCCCCGCCGGGATCGTTGATAGCGCACGCGGCACCGCCAACCCCGTGAGCCCGCGCGTAAACGTCTCGGGCAGGTCGTCTACTTCGATCCAAGGCGACTGGGTTAAGACGACCGCCCGCTCAATCACGTTCTCGAGTTCCCGCACGTTACCGGGCCAGGCGTGCTGGCTCAGCGCGACTAGCGCCTCCTCGCTCAGCCGACGCTCGCGGTTCATCTTCTTGCAGTACGACGCGAGGAAGTGCTCCGCCAGCAGCGGGATATCGCCCGGCCGATCACGCAGCGCGGGCATCGCGATGTTCACCACGTTGATGCGGTAGTACAGGTCCTGCCGGAACGTCCCCTGCTCGACAAGCTTCGAGAGGTCTTCGTTGGCCGCGACGACAAAACGCACATCGACGTGCCGTGTCTCGCTCGACCCGACCGGCTCGAAGCACTTCTCCTGCAACACTCGCAGCAGCTTGAGCTGTAGCGCGGGGGTCGCGCTGTTGATCTCGTCGATCAGCAGCGTCCCGCCGTCGGCCTGGCTCACCTTGCCGGGCTTGTCGTAGTCCGCGCCCGTGAACGCGCCCTTGACGTGCCCGAACATCTCGCTCTCCAAAAGCGATTCGGGGATCGACCCGCAGGCAAACGTCACAAACGGC
The sequence above is a segment of the Phycisphaeraceae bacterium D3-23 genome. Coding sequences within it:
- a CDS encoding sigma-54 dependent transcriptional regulator, with protein sequence MPPNHRILIVDDDPVLAQSLAQTLDSWGHATAIAPDAEHALSMLEDAACRAAEHFGIVISDQDLPRQKGLDLVKRLRQDYSDVVPILITGFGKVETAVQAMRLGAADYLMKPLVEEELQAAVEKALQSHALVAENRVLKEQLNERFGMGNLIGGDHRMQRVYDLVEAVAASDTTVLIDGESGTGKTMVGRAIHAASAHAAGPFVTFACGSIPESLLESEMFGHVKGAFTGADYDKPGKVSQADGGTLLIDEINSATPALQLKLLRVLQEKCFEPVGSSETRHVDVRFVVAANEDLSKLVEQGTFRQDLYYRINVVNIAMPALRDRPGDIPLLAEHFLASYCKKMNRERRLSEEALVALSQHAWPGNVRELENVIERAVVLTQSPWIEVDDLPETFTRGLTGLAVPRALSTIPAGALPEAAHSVVAPCLADGWTPTPLVDALKEPERQILRAALEANAWNRQETARQLDINRTTLYKKIKLYRLDEPE
- a CDS encoding DMT family transporter → MSNPTPRLSSDALLLITAAIWGTAFVFQEYAVTAGLEPLTFNAMRFALGGAVLLPLVFVLRRRVRRGFLQNASHNSAEQTPPRGDTPTGSQPFALLIGGGLMGVALALGSALQQAGLGDAETTAGKGGFITGLYVVLVPVLGIAVGRRTGRWVWLGVAFALVGLFLLSINLEEATPTISRGDGLVLLGTAFWAAHILLIDFFSKRGDALILSLIQFFVCAVLSAAGAWAMGEQVTPDQLTAGWHAIAYCGVMAVAVAFTLQVVAQRGAHPTAAAVIMSSEVLFAAVGGAILLGESMSARGYLGCALMLAGMLISQLAPSTDTVVITPESG